The DNA window CGAGGCGCTTGCGATGCTGACTTTCCTTTACGCCGCAGTCCCCTGCGCGCTCAAAGTGATCGCAATCATCCTGCTGTCCCTCACAAACCTGAAAGAGGCCTGAATTATGAGCGCTTGGATCTGGATACTGACCGGTGCGGTGCTCGCGTTTGCCGTTGTATGGGCCAAAGCACGCTTTGCGGGGTTTACCGCGCAGCGCCCCGAAGATTATGAGGATGACCACCCGGTCTTTGATATCCGCCGGCACCTGAACGGACCGATCGTCTGCGAGGGGATCATCTATGGGCCGCTCGGGCGCGTCAGCAGCCGGTTCAGGGCTGATTTTAACGCTTCATGGGATGGCGACACCGGCGTGATGAAAGAGCATTTTGTCTATGATGACGGCTCTGTTCAGGACCGCGAATGGCGTCTTACGCTGCGCCCAGACGGTGCAATCCGTGCACAGGCTGACGATGTGGTGGGCGACGGTCTTGGGCGTCAGTCGGGCTCTACCGTTCTCCTGCGGTACCGGATCAGGCTGCCGGAAGCTTCCGGCGGGCATGTGCTCAATACGACAGACTGGATGTATCTGACGCCAGACGGGACGATCATGAACCGCTCGCAGTTCCGCAAATTCGGCATCAAGGTTGCTGAACTGGTCGCAACTATGCGTCCTGGGAGCGTCTGATGCGATCCTGGACAGGCAAACGCTACTGGCTCGTCGGCGCCAGCGACGGGCTGGGTGAAGCCCTTGCGCACAGGCTGAGTGCAGAGGGCGCGCATGTGATCGTCTCGGCGCGTTCCGAAGATAAGCTCAAAGCTGTCGTCGAGGCGCTGCCGGGTGGTGGTTCATGGCAGACGGTTGATGTCTCTGATGACGACAGCGTGCGTGAGGCTGCCGCTGCTGTAGGCCAGGTCGATGGTGTGGTGTTTCTGGCCGGAGTGTACTGGCCTTTCAGCGCGCTGGAGTGGGACGCCGCCCAGGCCACTGCAATGGCGGATATCAACTTTACCGGTCTGATGCGTGTGATGGGGCAGGTGGTCCCACAGATGGTCTCGCGTGACGAGGGCCATATCGTGATTACCGGCAGCCTTTCGGGATTTCGCGGCCTGCCCGGATCCATCGGCTATACCGCGTCCAAGGCGGGGACCATGTCGCTGGCTGAATGCATGTATGCTGATCTGCGCGAAACCGGTGTGCAGGTCCAGGTCGCCAACCCGGGGTTCATCAAGACCCAGCTGACCGACAAGAATAATTTCAGAATGCCCTTCCTTATGACGCCTGAAGAAGCGGCTGATTACATGTTCCGGCATATGAACAGCAACCGGTTCAAGCTCAGCTTTCCACGGGTATTTTCATGGGTTTTCCGGGGCAGCCAGTTTCTGCCCGACTGGCTCTATTTCCGTATCTTTTCCTGACGCATCAGAGCCGTTCCAGATGCGCGTCAAAGGTCGCGGTCGCGCGCGCCCAGACCTCTTCAGGATCGTTCGGAAGCCCCAGCAGCACAGGCAGAAGCTGTCCCGCATAGTCTTCGCTGCTTTCCAGTGGCAGCATAGAGGGCAGATTGTCGATCGCCGTGACATCCAGAACCGGATCATCATGCACGCGAAGCGCGGGTGCCGACCATGTTGTGGTCCGGTCATAGACTTTGATCGGTGAGAAATCGCTGTCCGGATCGCAGGCGATATCGCCGATGACACTCAGCCTGCGGCTGGCGGTCCTGGCACCGGCGGGTACAAAGACCGGTGTCCCGGGGCGGGCCAGTACGCAGTTGAAAAATAGCTCGTGGGCGAGCACCTGCGGGAACGGTCCGCCCGATTCCGTCTCTGCCAAATCCCATCTGGTTGTCGCGACACCCATCGCAGTGCAGAGATCGGCCACGCCGTGCCCGACCCGCCCCAGTGCGCCGACAATCAGCGCATCGGGGCGATGGGCGCCCGTTGCCACGAGGTCTGACTGCAGATCCTGCAGAAGGTGGGTGGAGCTTTCATACGCGCTTACCGGGCCGGCGAGACGCCCGTGCTGCTGTGCCACCCAGCATTTCAGTGCCACGGCAGCACCGGCGTATCCGGCCCAGTAGCCAAAGGCTGCCAGCCTGCGGCCGGTGTCATCGGTCAGATATTCCAGATCAAGCAGAGTGCCGCCGCCTTCGCGGAACCGCTGCAACAGGCGGAGCCCCGCGGGCTGGCCCTTGAACGCGTGGCCGAACATTATGTGAAGATGCGGCAGAGGGGTGCCGTCTTCGGGCAGCTCTTTGAGCCCGAAGATAATCGCCTCCTCCGGTGCATCCGGCCAGGTGTAAGCGGGCGCCATCGTGCACCCGGTTGCGGCATAGTCAGCATCCGGAATGACGCGCGTCGGGCTTTGCTCGACTGTCACCTTCAGACCTGCGTCCTGCAGCCGGTACACGCCCTCCGGTGTTATCCCGACCCTGGTTTCGTGATCACGTTGTTCGGCGCGGACCCACAGATGCGTCATGTTCAGATCAGCCCCTTTTCACTGACAGCTGCCACCGACGGACGGGCACGCACCCGGTCAAGCCAGACCCGGAGTGTCGGAAACGGCCCGAGGTCCACGCCGTCGCCTTCCAGCCAGGAACAGACCACAAAGGCATAGGCGTCTGCGAGCGAAAACCTGTCGCCCAGAATGTAATCTCCGCGCAAACAGTCGCTGGCGACAAAAGCCGCAGAGGCTGTCATGGTTTCGGGTACTTTGGCTGACATATCAGCAAGGCTTTCGGGCCGGTCTGCCCAGCGGCTGCCTCGCCGGCTGTGGGCATGATTTACGTGCATGGTTGAGGCCATGTAGTACATGACACTGCGCATATGCGCGGCCTCCAGCGGATCGTCCGGCACAAGGCCGGCCTGCGGCGTGATCGCGGCAATGTATTCAAGGATTGCGCCGGTTTCGGTCAGTCGCGTCCCGTCGCGGGTTTCCAGCAGGGGCACGCGGCCCTTTGGATTGAGTTTGAGATAGGCGTCGCCGGTCTGTTCTCCTGCGCGAAAATCCACGGCGACCAGTTCATGGTCGAGCCCGGCTTCCTCAAGCGTGATGGCGGCGGCAACGGAGATTGTGCGGGGGGCGTACCAGAGGCGCATGGGCTGTCCTTTAAACATGGGTCCGGGCGTGCTGCCGGT is part of the Roseobacter ponti genome and encodes:
- a CDS encoding SDR family NAD(P)-dependent oxidoreductase, encoding MRSWTGKRYWLVGASDGLGEALAHRLSAEGAHVIVSARSEDKLKAVVEALPGGGSWQTVDVSDDDSVREAAAAVGQVDGVVFLAGVYWPFSALEWDAAQATAMADINFTGLMRVMGQVVPQMVSRDEGHIVITGSLSGFRGLPGSIGYTASKAGTMSLAECMYADLRETGVQVQVANPGFIKTQLTDKNNFRMPFLMTPEEAADYMFRHMNSNRFKLSFPRVFSWVFRGSQFLPDWLYFRIFS
- a CDS encoding saccharopine dehydrogenase, yielding MTHLWVRAEQRDHETRVGITPEGVYRLQDAGLKVTVEQSPTRVIPDADYAATGCTMAPAYTWPDAPEEAIIFGLKELPEDGTPLPHLHIMFGHAFKGQPAGLRLLQRFREGGGTLLDLEYLTDDTGRRLAAFGYWAGYAGAAVALKCWVAQQHGRLAGPVSAYESSTHLLQDLQSDLVATGAHRPDALIVGALGRVGHGVADLCTAMGVATTRWDLAETESGGPFPQVLAHELFFNCVLARPGTPVFVPAGARTASRRLSVIGDIACDPDSDFSPIKVYDRTTTWSAPALRVHDDPVLDVTAIDNLPSMLPLESSEDYAGQLLPVLLGLPNDPEEVWARATATFDAHLERL
- a CDS encoding glutathione S-transferase family protein, with protein sequence MRLWYAPRTISVAAAITLEEAGLDHELVAVDFRAGEQTGDAYLKLNPKGRVPLLETRDGTRLTETGAILEYIAAITPQAGLVPDDPLEAAHMRSVMYYMASTMHVNHAHSRRGSRWADRPESLADMSAKVPETMTASAAFVASDCLRGDYILGDRFSLADAYAFVVCSWLEGDGVDLGPFPTLRVWLDRVRARPSVAAVSEKGLI
- a CDS encoding DUF3833 domain-containing protein, whose translation is MSAWIWILTGAVLAFAVVWAKARFAGFTAQRPEDYEDDHPVFDIRRHLNGPIVCEGIIYGPLGRVSSRFRADFNASWDGDTGVMKEHFVYDDGSVQDREWRLTLRPDGAIRAQADDVVGDGLGRQSGSTVLLRYRIRLPEASGGHVLNTTDWMYLTPDGTIMNRSQFRKFGIKVAELVATMRPGSV